Below is a window of Pocillopora verrucosa isolate sample1 chromosome 6, ASM3666991v2, whole genome shotgun sequence DNA.
ATGCACGCGCGAAAACACGCGTGGATTGAAACGATTTGCGCTTGAGAAAGTGCGCTCTGTCATTCGCGGGCAGCCGTATCTGTAATTGAACAACAAATGGGAACAATACAGCCTAACGCAACGAAAATCGTAGAAAATTGAGTTGCAAAATCGAAATTTAACAGTCTGGCTACAAGCCATCTGTAAACATTGGACTAGTAAATTTGTATGCGAGCATAAAGTGGTCCAACCATAGCGCAAGAGCTGAAAcgaatcaaaatatttttgataacGGTGAAAAATATTACGCAAAAATAACATTCGCTATAAAGATACTCACCTCTGTATTCAAAGTCTTGTGTGATTATCTGAATGATGAAAACCCACGGAGCATGTTTGGTGAAAGATTATAATCTTCAGCATGTGGGCTCTGTGTCAAATGTCGGCTTCCAAcagttaattattttttttattcttaaagaGAGTTAATCTTTTCCTGTTAAGTCACGAAATGAAGTGTGATTGGGTGGCAGGGAGGGAAGGGATAAAAAACTGTGGGAGTGGGGTGGGGCCGGGAGATTTGTCATAACCCGTGCCGGCGGGAAGCCGAAATGACCTTATTTAAGTTTTGACgtggatccaataccaaattctctgaactaacattataagaattgtacggcagacagtaaggagaattactgatgcAATCTTGGAATTAAAAGGGTCAAAGGAAGAGCTGCATTGTACTTTTTTTGTGCGTAATTAGTGTCATGGCAGAGTGGTACTGGGCATTGTggaataagaaaaacatttcccgCTTTTCCTTCACAGGTCAACTCAACCTGCTCAGTTTAGACTCGTTCTAATCTAAGGCAATACACAGATGATGATTCTTAGAgtttcttttaatgaaaaaataaagtacaGAATCTGGTTGAGACTTTTCATTCATGGCCTGAGTAAAAATCTCTGAACCCTCTAATGAGGCCTAAGAAGCGCGATTGAATGCAGcttgtttatatattttaaaatatatcttaaaAGTTCCTAACAAACTTGTCGATCGTTTTTAGTCTTACAAAGAACAGCTAAAATAAACAACGTTCACCACTCTGTTACTCTTAGGGTGTATAATTGTGCGCTTGCGTGTTACTTACTTAAGTATCTATTTAAAAAACGTGGATTAATGTCAGGATCTGAGGAACTGCGCACCCACACCTCCCCACCCCTTCTCACCCCTTGTcgactgataacaagttaggttTAAtgctgggttaggggaggggctGGTGCGCAGTTATTTAGATACTGACAATGCAGCGCACCTAAAAAGTTGTAGcaaaattcaaatcaatttgAATTAAATTCCAGAACTAGGAAGCACTTTTTAATCAAGCGTTTTTAATAATAATACTCTCATATTTAAAATTGTGGGGCGGGAACTTCCTGAATGATCAGCCGACTGTTAGGCTGCATAATGGTGGATATATTCTCCTGGTCCCTGGGATATCCGGGGCAATCATCCAGTGAGATCCCTACGCGAACCAAGCCCCTAGGGACTGAGTTGCAATACCCGGAGATCGTTCCGTGCATAAACGTTGGAAGAGAACTTCTTTCACCACCAGTAAGTAAGTTCAAGGCGCTGAACACAGCGTTGATGTTTCCAGGGTCGGTACACGTCAAGTTGTCAAAGGTGAAGTGCCAAGTCTTGCAACAGGTCTTGCACAGACCGATATGTGTCTCACCCTGGTAAGTGACATGAAGTGAAGTATCGCTGCGCATTTTTAAAAACGAGCAGAACTAGAAACAGAAAGGATAAAATGAAGATGAGATCAAGCTGAGTCGACTTCAAATACCACAGGtgacaaaatattaaaaaagacGGTGTGCGTTTCACTCAGTCAGTACTTCAGACATTCGGTCTTTTACTAAGTCGGTCGGACGTCtagtcagttggtcagttgCTTAGGAAGTTAGGGCAGAAAGTCAGTTGGTCTACCAGTCAGTCAATCGATTGGTCGGTCGGTTGGTTGACCAATCAGTCTGCctgtcggtcagtcagtcagtttttcagttagtcagacagtcagtcagttgatCAGTCAGTTAGTAAGTCAGTTATTTTGCCCGTCCATCAGGAAGTTGAGGAATCTTGAACTTCAATCGTTGGAGTACGTCTTTGTACTTACAGACAATTCTCCTTGTGTTGTATTGATATCTGGTTTGAACACACATTGTTTCCAGTTCAGCTCGCTCACTCCAGGGTCTCCATTGATCCCGCGGGGTCCAGTCTCGCCAACTGCTCCTCTGTCTCCCGATATTCCCGGAGGTCCCCATGATCCCAGCGCCCCTGACGCTCCGGGTATCCCTGGTTCCCCCTTCAACCCGTTTTCTCCTTTTGCTCCTTCTTCTCCAAGGTCCCCTTTTGCTCCTTTCACGGGAAATCCACCACCTCCCTGTGGGGAATCACCGGGCTCTCCCGGAAACCCTCTGTCGCCAAGTAGACCACTTGGTCCTCGGTTCCCTTTAAAACCTTTGAGTCCAATTGATCCGGGGGGTCCTGGAAGACCGGAAAGTAGCTCGCACGACTCCATCATCTACAAAAAAAGGTTACACTAATACTTGCCTTTTTTTGTGATTGAGGATCAAATTCTCCCTCACCAGAAGAGCAAACTGGGTTGAGAAACTACCTATAGAAACTAATAAGTTTTACGGTG
It encodes the following:
- the LOC136281724 gene encoding collagen triple helix repeat-containing protein 1-like: MTATCSLLFLSFVVFKTVFAQGDIVWTPSECRRMMESCELLSGLPGPPGSIGLKGFKGNRGPSGLLGDRGFPGEPGDSPQGGGGFPVKGAKGDLGEEGAKGENGLKGEPGIPGASGALGSWGPPGISGDRGAVGETGPRGINGDPGVSELNWKQCVFKPDINTTQGELSFCSFLKMRSDTSLHVTYQGETHIGLCKTCCKTWHFTFDNLTCTDPGNINAVFSALNLLTGGERSSLPTFMHGTISGYCNSVPRGLVRVGISLDDCPGYPRDQENISTIMQPNSRLIIQEVPAPQF